One genomic window of Cannabis sativa cultivar Pink pepper isolate KNU-18-1 chromosome 2, ASM2916894v1, whole genome shotgun sequence includes the following:
- the LOC115719533 gene encoding protein SRC2 homolog yields the protein MECRPLEITLISASDLKDVNLLSKMDVYAVVSISGDNAKKQKTPVDKDSGSNPKWNYTVKFTVFESAVQQNMLTLKIKIVSDRSFGDKEIGEVQVPIKELLDNYKDGSGEKRMSYSVRLPNGKAKGNLNFAYKFGEKFTAQAPVQPAYKAAAGEPVMAYPPGHAAGPSHGYPAPGGYPPAGAYPYPPQAGYAPPHPQAGYGPPPPQAGYGYPPAAAPGYGYPPAYPVQQPGYGYPPQKPKRNGGNMALGLGAGLLGGLLVGDMISDASDMGGFDDGGFDF from the coding sequence ATGGAGTGTAGACCTTTagaaataaccctaatctccgCTTCTGACTTGAAAGATGTCAATCTCCTGTCTAAGATGGACGTCTACGCCGTCGTTTCGATCTCCGGTGACAACGCCAAGAAGCAAAAGACTCCCGTCGACAAAGACTCCGGTTCCAATCCTAAGTGGAATTACACCGTCAAATTCACCGTCTTCGAGAGCGCCGTACAACAGAACATGTTAACCCTCAAAATCAAGATTGTCTCCGATCGTAGCTTCGGCGATAAAGAGATCGGCGAGGTCCAGGTCCCGATCAAGGAGCTTCTGGATAATTACAAGGACGGTAGTGGCGAGAAGCGCATGAGTTACAGCGTCCGCTTACCAAACGGAAAAGCCAAAGGTAATCTCAACTTCGCCTACAAATTTGGGGAAAAATTTACGGCTCAAGCTCCAGTTCAGCCGGCTTATAAGGCTGCGGCTGGAGAACCTGTCATGGCTTACCCACCTGGTCATGCTGCTGGACCCAGTCACGGGTACCCGGCTCCTGGCGGATACCCACCAGCCGGAGCGTATCCATACCCTCCTCAAGCTGGGTACGCGCCTCCTCATCCTCAAGCTGGGTACGGGCCTCCTCCTCCTCAAGCTGGGTACGGATATCCACCGGCGGCTGCACCCGGATATGGGTACCCACCAGCTTACCCGGTTCAACAACCGGGTTATGGGTACCCGCCTCAGAAGCCGAAAAGGAATGGTGGAAACATGGCGCTTGGATTGGGGGCCGGTTTGCTTGGCGGTTTGTTAGTCGGTGATATGATTTCTGATGCTTCCGATATGGGTGGCTTCGATGATGGAGGCTttgatttttag